In Scleropages formosus chromosome 10, fSclFor1.1, whole genome shotgun sequence, a single genomic region encodes these proteins:
- the pafah1b2 gene encoding platelet-activating factor acetylhydrolase IB subunit alpha2, with protein sequence MSVEELNPAAVPVPVEDVQGDGRWMSQHNRFVQECKDAEPEVLFVGDSMVQLMQQYEVWRELFSPLHALNFGIAGDTTCNVLWRLQNGELQNIRPKVVVVWVGTNNHEHTAEQVAGGIMAIVQLLMSQLPQAKVVVLGLLPRGERQNPLREKNAVVNGILRSSLARLGAAQFLDVGAGFVHSDGTISTRDMFDFLHLTSSGYWAVAKPLSDLLLQLLEETPEERRASLV encoded by the exons ATGAGCGTGGAGGAGTTGAATCCGGCGGCGGTGCCCGTGCCCGTGGAGGACGTGCAGGGGGACGGGCGTTGGATGTCCCAG CACAACCGCTTTGTGCAGGAGTGTAAGGATGCTGAACCTGAAGTGCTATTTGTAGGAGATTCCATGGTGCAGCTTATGCAGCAGTATGAG GTGTGGCGTGAGCTCTTCTCCCCCCTGCATGCTCTCAACTTCGGCATCGCAGGGGACACCACCTGCAACGTCCTGTGGAGGTTGCAAAATGGGGAGCTGCAGAACATCCGACCCAAG GTGGTGGTTGTGTGGGTAGGAACTAACAACCATGAGCACACAGCGGAGCAAGTGGCTGGGGGGATCATGGCCATCGTACAGCTGCTCATGTCACagctcccacaggccaaagtgGTTGTTCTG GGTCTCCTTCCACGGGGGGAGCGTCAAAATCCCCTGCGTGAGAAAAACGCTGTAGTAAACGGGATTCTGCGCTCCAGTCTGGCTCGCCTAGGGGCCGCCCAGTTCCTGGATGTGGGAGCCGGATTCGTGCACTCGGACGGCACCATCTCCACCAGGGACATGTTTGACTTCCTGCACCTGACCTCCAGTGGGTACTGGGCGGTAGCCAAGCCCCTCAGTgaccttctgctgcagctgctggaggagactcCTGAGGAAAGACGTGCTTCACTCGTgtga